In Micromonospora sp. LH3U1, one genomic interval encodes:
- the pdxH gene encoding pyridoxamine 5'-phosphate oxidase — translation MRNEYAADRGLTEVDLAADWHTQFDRWFADAVAFGLPEPNAMVVGTADPAGRPSGRTVLLKGYDPEGFVFFTNHLSRKGVEASANPYASLVFPWFPMQRQVVVGGRIAHVDRATSEAYFASRPRGSQLGAWASPQSQVVPGRTELEERYRAVAERFADEAVIPAPPHWGGLRVQPDSVEFWQGRAGRLHDRLRFRRLDEGGWIVERLAP, via the coding sequence ATGCGTAACGAGTACGCCGCGGACCGGGGCCTGACCGAGGTTGACCTGGCCGCCGACTGGCACACCCAGTTCGACCGCTGGTTCGCCGACGCGGTGGCCTTCGGGCTACCCGAACCGAACGCGATGGTGGTGGGCACCGCCGACCCGGCCGGCCGGCCGAGCGGACGGACCGTGCTGCTGAAGGGGTACGACCCCGAGGGCTTCGTCTTCTTCACCAACCACCTGTCGCGCAAGGGCGTGGAGGCGTCCGCCAACCCGTACGCCAGCCTGGTCTTCCCGTGGTTTCCCATGCAGCGTCAGGTGGTGGTCGGCGGGCGGATCGCGCACGTCGACCGCGCGACGAGCGAGGCGTACTTCGCCAGCCGGCCGCGCGGCTCCCAACTGGGAGCCTGGGCGAGCCCGCAGTCGCAGGTGGTGCCGGGCCGAACCGAGCTGGAGGAGCGCTACCGGGCGGTGGCCGAGCGGTTCGCCGACGAGGCCGTGATCCCCGCCCCGCCGCACTGGGGTGGGTTGCGGGTCCAACCTGATTCGGTGGAGTTCTGGCAGGGCCGGGCCGGCCGGTTGCACGACCGACTCCGCTTCCGCCGCCTCGATGAGGGCGGCTGGATCGTCGAGCGGTTGGCGCCGTGA
- a CDS encoding MFS transporter, which produces MTGVQEARPRGARRWALDVRPLRVPAYRRLWLGNTVAMFGFQFTAVAVPVEMYALTRDSFWVGLLGVAAFVPLLIFGLWGGAIADARDRRAVLLGGSVLLWASTLGLLVQALLDVGSPVLLLALMALQSVAFAISSPARSAMLPRLVPDDLVPAATTLNYTTFTAASVAGPLAAGLILAASPDTAVVLPIAYGVDALLFTAMLWAALRLPALPPEPTSDGEPRRAGLASVIDGFRYLATTPVLLLSFGVDLIAMILAMPRALFPEIAHERFGGGGAVGLLYSAIAIGSMIGGLTSGWIGRLRRQGLGLVVAVVAWGLAIAAAGLAHQLWLMVLLLAVAGAADLVSAVLRQSMLLVYAPDRMRGRLQGVNTVVVAGGPRLGDLRAGTMAAGFGGGVAWVAGGLASAVLVVVLAVAFPALLRYRAAAASSGDRT; this is translated from the coding sequence GTGACGGGTGTGCAGGAGGCTCGGCCGCGCGGAGCGCGCCGCTGGGCGCTCGACGTACGTCCGCTGCGCGTGCCGGCGTACCGACGGCTCTGGCTCGGCAACACCGTGGCGATGTTCGGCTTCCAGTTCACCGCCGTCGCGGTACCGGTGGAGATGTACGCCCTGACCCGGGACTCGTTCTGGGTCGGCCTGCTGGGCGTCGCGGCCTTCGTACCGTTGCTGATCTTCGGGCTCTGGGGCGGCGCAATCGCCGACGCCCGCGACCGCCGTGCGGTGCTGCTCGGCGGGTCGGTGCTGCTCTGGGCGTCCACCCTCGGGCTGCTGGTCCAGGCACTGCTGGACGTGGGCAGCCCGGTGCTGCTGTTGGCGCTGATGGCGTTGCAGTCGGTGGCGTTCGCGATCAGCTCGCCGGCCCGCAGTGCCATGTTGCCCCGGCTGGTGCCGGACGATCTGGTGCCGGCCGCCACCACGCTGAACTACACGACCTTCACCGCGGCCTCGGTCGCTGGACCGCTCGCCGCCGGTCTGATCCTCGCCGCCTCGCCGGACACCGCAGTGGTCCTGCCGATCGCGTACGGGGTGGACGCTCTGCTGTTCACCGCGATGCTCTGGGCAGCGTTGCGCCTGCCCGCGCTGCCGCCCGAGCCGACCTCCGACGGCGAGCCCCGTCGCGCTGGCCTGGCCAGCGTGATCGACGGGTTCCGCTACCTGGCCACCACGCCGGTGCTGCTGCTGTCCTTCGGGGTGGACCTGATCGCGATGATCCTGGCCATGCCGCGGGCGCTCTTCCCGGAGATCGCCCACGAACGGTTCGGCGGCGGTGGTGCGGTCGGTCTGCTCTACAGCGCCATCGCGATCGGCTCGATGATCGGCGGGCTGACCTCCGGCTGGATCGGTCGGCTCCGCCGGCAAGGGCTCGGCCTGGTGGTTGCGGTGGTCGCCTGGGGACTGGCGATCGCCGCCGCCGGGTTGGCCCACCAGCTCTGGCTGATGGTCCTGCTGCTCGCCGTGGCCGGTGCCGCCGACCTGGTCAGCGCGGTGCTGCGCCAGTCGATGCTGCTGGTCTACGCACCGGACCGGATGCGCGGCCGGCTGCAGGGCGTCAACACCGTCGTGGTGGCGGGTGGCCCGCGCCTGGGCGATCTGCGGGCCGGCACCATGGCCGCCGGGTTCGGCGGCGGGGTGGCCTGGGTGGCCGGCGGGCTCGCGTCGGCGGTGCTCGTGGTGGTGCTCGCGGTCGCTTTCCCGGCACTGCTGCGCTACCGGGCCGCGGCGGCGTCGAGCGGCGACCGGACGTGA